One genomic window of Deinococcus aetherius includes the following:
- a CDS encoding 3'-5' exonuclease has product MQTPSHNPTAAQGLDPLLFGQDPTPGIVSVHATLNGHALIWRRVQEQVVLERARFRPWLYARDLADLQRLGTRRSWNDDQAPFHVRELPGPPGSLKYLLTAQDGRALRQAVLNGASQRLGHPITSLHDLPGYYTVGPTEQYLMASGRTYFKGLAFDDLHRLQFDLETTSLFPQDGRIFMIAVRDNRGFEVVLEARRAAEEPQLILDLLHVIRERDPDVLENHNLSAFDLPFLLGRAEGHGLALDLGRPGGPPGMWRVSDGRSTPHWACSGREIVDTIDAVRRLDLPSASLKVVSKLFGIAPKGRVYLEGDQIAQTYRTDPATVRRYALQDVQEVDALARRVLAPSFALAKMAPRPYHRLPYAGPATGLLEPMLVRAYLNAGHALPSNQHQAGEPHQGGAVQLYAEGVLSQVVKADVASMYPSLIRAERIGPACDPLGVFLHLMDHLTTLRLHHKAAAKRGDPGEHDAMQSAMKLVVNAGYGYLGAGRLALFADREAADHITRRGREVLSQVVMALREREVTLIEADTDGVFFACPEGWTEGDEVHLIAEVDALLPTGVSLEFDGRARAMLSHEIKNYALLRYDGRLELRGAAFESSRTEAYGRVFLQRALRCLLSGDVVGVREVYLETLRVLGAREFTNTEVASRVRLTKTPEVYAATRPARKEAAYEALHGLGRAWRAGERVMLYHRAGLGLMPLDTNPDGRDYDVKHYAAHLHKAYATRLRKALRPEDFQQVFEQGGQPGLFDPPVETLTPIWTRVESA; this is encoded by the coding sequence TTGCAGACCCCCTCGCACAACCCTACGGCCGCCCAAGGGCTGGACCCCCTCCTGTTCGGACAGGATCCCACCCCCGGCATCGTCTCCGTCCACGCCACCCTCAACGGCCACGCCCTCATCTGGCGCCGTGTCCAGGAGCAGGTCGTGCTGGAACGTGCTCGTTTCCGCCCCTGGTTGTACGCCCGCGATCTTGCGGACCTCCAGCGCCTCGGCACGAGGCGCTCCTGGAACGATGATCAAGCCCCCTTCCACGTGCGGGAACTCCCCGGCCCACCCGGCAGCCTCAAGTACCTCCTCACCGCCCAGGATGGCCGCGCCTTACGGCAAGCTGTCCTCAATGGTGCGTCCCAACGCCTCGGGCACCCCATCACTAGCCTGCACGACCTCCCCGGCTACTACACGGTCGGCCCCACCGAGCAATACCTGATGGCTTCCGGCCGCACCTACTTCAAGGGCCTGGCCTTCGACGATCTGCACCGCCTCCAGTTCGACCTGGAGACCACCAGCCTCTTTCCCCAAGACGGCCGCATCTTCATGATCGCCGTCCGCGACAACCGGGGATTTGAAGTGGTGCTCGAAGCCCGCCGGGCCGCCGAGGAACCGCAGTTGATCCTCGACTTGCTGCACGTCATCCGCGAACGTGACCCGGACGTGCTGGAGAACCACAACCTCAGCGCCTTCGACCTCCCCTTCCTCCTCGGCCGGGCCGAGGGGCATGGGCTGGCTCTCGACCTGGGCCGTCCCGGCGGACCGCCCGGCATGTGGCGGGTGTCGGATGGCCGCTCGACTCCGCACTGGGCCTGTTCAGGCCGAGAGATCGTGGACACCATCGACGCGGTTCGCCGCCTCGACCTCCCCAGCGCCAGCCTCAAAGTCGTCTCCAAACTCTTCGGCATCGCACCCAAAGGCCGGGTGTACCTGGAAGGCGACCAGATCGCCCAGACGTACCGGACCGACCCGGCCACCGTGCGGCGGTACGCCTTGCAAGACGTGCAGGAAGTCGACGCCCTCGCCCGCCGCGTCCTGGCCCCCTCCTTCGCCCTGGCGAAGATGGCGCCCCGGCCCTACCACCGCCTCCCGTACGCCGGACCAGCGACCGGTCTGCTCGAACCGATGCTGGTGCGCGCCTACCTGAACGCCGGACATGCTCTTCCCAGCAACCAACACCAGGCGGGCGAGCCTCACCAGGGCGGTGCCGTCCAGCTCTACGCCGAGGGCGTCCTGTCCCAAGTCGTGAAAGCCGATGTCGCCAGTATGTACCCCAGCCTGATCCGCGCCGAGCGCATCGGCCCGGCCTGTGACCCCCTGGGCGTGTTCCTGCACCTGATGGACCACCTCACCACCCTGCGGCTGCACCATAAAGCCGCCGCCAAGCGGGGCGACCCTGGAGAGCACGACGCCATGCAGAGCGCCATGAAGCTCGTCGTGAATGCCGGGTACGGCTACCTCGGGGCTGGACGACTGGCCCTCTTCGCGGACCGCGAGGCGGCCGACCACATCACCCGGCGCGGACGGGAAGTGCTGTCCCAGGTGGTGATGGCCCTACGCGAACGTGAGGTAACCCTGATTGAGGCCGACACCGACGGCGTGTTCTTCGCCTGCCCAGAAGGCTGGACGGAAGGGGACGAAGTGCACCTGATCGCGGAGGTGGACGCGTTGCTGCCCACCGGCGTCTCGCTGGAGTTCGATGGGCGAGCGCGAGCGATGCTGAGCCATGAGATCAAGAACTACGCCTTACTACGGTACGACGGGCGCCTCGAACTCCGGGGCGCCGCCTTCGAGTCCAGCCGGACGGAGGCCTACGGCCGAGTGTTCCTCCAGCGTGCCTTACGGTGCTTGCTCAGCGGTGACGTGGTGGGCGTGCGTGAGGTGTACCTGGAGACGCTACGCGTCTTAGGAGCCCGTGAGTTCACCAACACAGAAGTGGCGAGTCGAGTGCGGCTGACGAAAACGCCGGAAGTGTATGCCGCCACTCGACCGGCCCGCAAGGAGGCCGCGTACGAGGCGCTGCACGGGTTAGGGCGCGCGTGGCGGGCGGGAGAACGGGTGATGCTGTACCACCGGGCTGGGCTGGGCTTGATGCCGCTGGACACGAACCCGGACGGGCGGGATTACGACGTGAAGCACTACGCGGCCCACCTGCATAAGGCGTACGCGACGCGCTTGCGCAAGGCGTTGCGGCCCGAAGATTTCCAGCAAGTGTTCGAGCAGGGCGGGCAGCCCGGCCTGTTCGATCCGCCAGTCGAGACCCTCACGCCGATCTGGACTCGAGTTGAGTCGGCCTGA
- a CDS encoding BTAD domain-containing putative transcriptional regulator, protein MTHSPAQDAFAAGSYAAVVTLLQGQARSAREYALLGIALLRTGQLAQAESSLHRATILGDPEGTVEHGNLLRLLGRYDEARAHLEEVLSGLPEGELKLRALRWWGVAAFEAGDTQEGLRKVERAWHGYVALGDDALTASVTQSLAQMHAILGHVARAKLLLQEAIHALPIEPDPAPRLSALKNLLDLQIRGGEFADAHTTLVAAKQALSKAPAPRVAAHLLCSEAELYRLSGGYKSYARTLEALHPLAEELGDHHLRVWAISRLAEHQSLMNLHGQALGTLHGFGLPEEQWPAELWATDGVLRRRRGDYETAYDRLATAASAFRQADATPELIRVLLHLAACELRLRREVEAARSLSEALTAMLRLKQLHEFKPDVEELSELMHYALLEPDLAPYLEPLLDRLAHLAGTPRLAEDGAMRLHVTTLGRVAVTRDGEEVRFAYPNSPLLLTYLTLHPGRTRAQMQLELFPDKDDQTGSSYLRQCIWDLRDKLGPEVVGCSGPHRAPVYRLGPGVQVELDFSHLLVAVKDGEAARALALYRGEFLPGVEESDWVRQRREETLLALTIELRKQMTQARERGDWRRVVLFANQVLKVDPLDVEVLQERVRAAQRVDAPAHELARYVSELHRVYH, encoded by the coding sequence ATGACGCATTCCCCAGCCCAAGACGCTTTTGCCGCCGGTTCGTACGCCGCCGTCGTCACCCTCCTCCAGGGGCAGGCCAGGAGTGCCCGTGAGTACGCCCTCCTCGGGATCGCCCTACTGCGCACCGGCCAGCTCGCGCAGGCCGAGAGTTCCCTGCACCGTGCGACCATCCTGGGGGACCCGGAGGGCACCGTCGAGCATGGCAACCTGCTGCGGTTGCTCGGGCGCTACGACGAGGCCCGCGCCCACCTCGAGGAGGTCTTGTCCGGGCTCCCGGAGGGCGAACTCAAGCTGCGCGCCCTGCGCTGGTGGGGGGTCGCCGCCTTCGAGGCCGGGGACACCCAGGAAGGGTTGAGAAAGGTCGAGCGCGCCTGGCACGGGTACGTCGCCCTGGGCGACGACGCCCTGACGGCGAGCGTCACCCAGTCCCTCGCGCAGATGCACGCGATCCTCGGGCACGTCGCGCGGGCCAAGCTGCTGTTGCAGGAAGCCATCCACGCCCTGCCCATTGAGCCCGACCCCGCGCCGCGACTGAGTGCCCTCAAGAACCTGCTCGACCTCCAGATCCGGGGGGGCGAGTTCGCCGACGCCCACACGACGCTGGTGGCCGCCAAGCAGGCCCTCTCCAAGGCGCCCGCCCCCCGCGTCGCCGCGCACCTGCTGTGCAGTGAGGCGGAGTTGTACCGCTTAAGCGGCGGGTACAAGAGCTACGCCCGAACGCTGGAGGCGCTGCATCCCCTCGCCGAGGAGCTGGGCGACCACCACCTGCGGGTGTGGGCCATCTCGCGGCTGGCTGAGCACCAGAGCCTGATGAACCTGCACGGGCAGGCCCTGGGGACCTTGCACGGCTTCGGGCTGCCGGAGGAGCAGTGGCCCGCCGAGTTGTGGGCGACAGACGGCGTGTTGCGGCGGCGCCGGGGGGATTACGAGACGGCGTATGACCGGCTGGCGACGGCAGCGAGTGCGTTCCGGCAAGCGGACGCCACGCCGGAGCTGATCCGTGTGCTGCTGCACCTCGCGGCGTGCGAGCTGCGCCTGCGGCGGGAAGTGGAGGCGGCCAGGTCGCTCTCCGAGGCGTTGACGGCCATGCTGCGTCTCAAGCAGCTCCACGAGTTCAAACCCGACGTGGAAGAACTCTCGGAACTGATGCACTACGCCCTGCTGGAACCCGACCTGGCGCCGTACCTCGAACCGTTGCTCGACCGCCTGGCCCACCTCGCTGGAACACCCCGGTTGGCGGAGGACGGGGCGATGCGCCTGCACGTCACGACGCTGGGGCGGGTGGCCGTGACCCGGGACGGCGAGGAGGTGCGCTTCGCGTACCCCAATAGCCCCCTGCTGCTGACCTACCTGACCCTGCACCCCGGGCGGACGCGGGCCCAGATGCAACTGGAGTTGTTTCCCGATAAGGATGACCAGACGGGCAGCAGCTACCTCCGGCAGTGCATCTGGGACCTGCGCGACAAGCTCGGGCCCGAGGTGGTGGGGTGCAGCGGGCCGCACCGGGCGCCGGTGTACCGGCTGGGGCCAGGCGTACAGGTGGAGTTGGACTTCTCGCACCTCCTGGTAGCCGTCAAAGACGGGGAGGCCGCTCGGGCGCTGGCCTTATACCGGGGAGAGTTCCTGCCCGGGGTCGAGGAGAGCGACTGGGTGCGCCAGCGCCGTGAAGAAACGCTCCTTGCCCTGACCATCGAGCTGCGCAAACAGATGACGCAGGCGCGCGAACGGGGGGACTGGCGGCGGGTGGTGTTGTTCGCCAACCAGGTCCTTAAGGTGGACCCCCTGGATGTGGAAGTCTTGCAGGAGCGCGTCCGGGCCGCGCAGAGGGTGGACGCCCCGGCGCACGAGTTGGCGCGGTACGTCTCCGAACTGCACCGCGTCTACCACTGA
- a CDS encoding HU family DNA-binding protein, whose amino-acid sequence MTKKTAKAPAKKTSAKQQAPEAEPAPQAPSESGPGGKIGKTQLVEQVAQQSGLPKKQAGQVVDAAMEVIIDAIKSGKSVGLPGLGTLSVKATAARTGVRPGTSERIQIPAGKKVAFKVANTLKGTLGGTGDAAE is encoded by the coding sequence ATGACCAAAAAAACGGCGAAGGCTCCAGCGAAGAAGACTTCAGCCAAGCAGCAAGCACCGGAAGCTGAACCCGCTCCGCAGGCTCCCTCCGAGAGCGGCCCGGGCGGCAAGATCGGCAAGACGCAGCTTGTGGAACAGGTGGCTCAGCAGAGTGGCCTGCCCAAGAAACAGGCCGGTCAGGTCGTAGATGCCGCGATGGAAGTGATCATTGACGCAATCAAGAGCGGGAAGAGTGTGGGGTTGCCGGGCTTGGGGACGTTGAGCGTGAAGGCCACCGCCGCCCGCACCGGCGTGCGCCCCGGCACCAGCGAGCGCATCCAGATTCCCGCGGGCAAGAAGGTCGCCTTCAAAGTAGCCAACACCCTGAAGGGTACGCTGGGCGGCACGGGCGACGCTGCCGAGTAA
- a CDS encoding endonuclease NucS domain-containing protein encodes MGFVIREQLVAPSPTDLTAFLLRHTRTRDCLVQVAGLAEVTYQGRAASTADVGSYLVLLKRDGSLQIHAPKGVKPMNWQPRTDEITARVEDGQCVLLASRRSRVEQVRVVFLEAQLAQALELSEEAGFVLSGSEAQMQDALARHPDLIEPGLRVLNRELLVESGGIDLYAQDAVSQLARYVASVQRMVGSVVVRGILAAPSITTPARAQLEGRGFEFREVQALPAVVSASTQPGLFEA; translated from the coding sequence GTGGGGTTCGTGATTCGGGAGCAACTCGTTGCCCCGTCCCCCACGGACCTCACCGCGTTCTTGCTGCGGCATACGCGGACACGGGACTGTCTGGTGCAGGTGGCGGGCCTGGCGGAGGTCACCTACCAGGGCCGGGCTGCGAGCACAGCTGACGTCGGCTCGTACCTCGTCCTCCTGAAGCGGGACGGGAGCTTGCAGATTCACGCGCCGAAGGGCGTGAAGCCGATGAACTGGCAGCCGCGCACGGATGAGATCACCGCCCGGGTCGAGGACGGGCAGTGCGTCCTGCTGGCGTCTAGGCGCAGTCGGGTGGAGCAGGTGCGCGTCGTCTTCCTGGAGGCTCAACTGGCTCAGGCGTTGGAGCTTTCGGAGGAGGCGGGCTTTGTCCTCTCCGGATCGGAAGCGCAGATGCAGGACGCGCTCGCACGCCACCCGGACCTTATTGAGCCGGGCCTGCGGGTGTTGAACCGGGAATTGCTGGTGGAATCGGGCGGTATCGACCTGTACGCGCAGGATGCTGTGTCCCAGCTCGCCCGATACGTGGCGTCGGTACAGCGGATGGTGGGCTCAGTGGTCGTGCGCGGGATTCTGGCCGCCCCCTCGATCACGACGCCGGCGCGAGCGCAACTGGAAGGGCGAGGGTTCGAGTTCCGGGAAGTGCAAGCCCTGCCCGCCGTGGTGTCGGCCTCGACGCAACCGGGGCTGTTCGAAGCTTGA
- a CDS encoding ABC transporter substrate-binding protein translates to MGSEPTSLESGNINDTGSALAQAQIYDTLVSFKPGTTTPQPGLALRWQANATSTEWTFFLRPGVKFTDGTPFNADAALFNLNRWWDPKDPNGYRDANKDWQSWGRAFNGFKGDPKGTVKDILKEGPYRIRFVLSKPYADFPLVIGSTFFGMASPAAVRKAGADYGTPRAGAVGTGPFIYQSWTTGDRMVLRANPGYWGGAPKSDGLVLRFIKDPSARLNELKSGTIDFTSDLNPDALANVRADRRIEPVLKPSFNVGFLSLNSSNPYLKDVRVRRAISMAINKKAIVESFWGDLGVSDNSFLPPALAWANSKQVPANVMYDPKAAKALLAAAGYPNGFSLDLWYMPVSRPYFPTPKPIAEAMAADLSDIGIKVNLKTEDWAAYLQHRFQPGFDMYMIGWTPGNGSPLDFYGAYYGADVSSDSKYAPPELDALLLQAQAAIGRTQQARVYGQIHKLTHDAAVRIPIVHSRPLAAKVPNLQGWTPSPLGTEAFTTVFKN, encoded by the coding sequence ATGGGCAGCGAGCCCACCAGCCTCGAGTCCGGGAACATCAACGACACCGGCTCGGCGCTCGCGCAGGCCCAGATCTACGACACCCTGGTCAGCTTCAAGCCCGGCACGACCACCCCTCAGCCAGGCCTGGCCCTGCGCTGGCAGGCGAACGCGACCTCGACCGAGTGGACTTTCTTCCTGCGGCCCGGCGTGAAGTTCACCGACGGCACGCCCTTCAACGCGGACGCCGCGCTCTTCAACCTGAACCGCTGGTGGGACCCGAAAGACCCCAACGGTTACCGCGACGCCAACAAGGACTGGCAGAGCTGGGGGCGGGCCTTCAACGGCTTCAAGGGTGATCCCAAGGGCACGGTGAAGGACATCCTCAAGGAGGGACCTTACCGGATTCGCTTCGTGCTGTCCAAACCCTACGCCGATTTCCCGCTCGTCATCGGCTCCACGTTCTTCGGCATGGCGAGCCCGGCGGCGGTGAGGAAAGCGGGGGCCGACTACGGTACGCCGAGGGCGGGGGCCGTCGGAACAGGGCCATTTATCTACCAGAGTTGGACGACGGGGGACCGGATGGTCCTGCGAGCCAACCCTGGGTACTGGGGCGGTGCGCCGAAGTCCGACGGGCTCGTGTTGCGCTTCATCAAGGACCCGAGTGCCCGCCTGAACGAACTCAAGAGCGGCACCATTGACTTCACCTCCGACCTCAACCCTGACGCGCTGGCGAATGTCCGGGCGGACCGGCGCATCGAGCCTGTCCTGAAGCCGTCGTTCAACGTTGGGTTTCTAAGCTTAAACAGCAGCAACCCTTACCTGAAGGATGTCCGCGTTCGCCGGGCCATTAGCATGGCGATCAACAAGAAAGCCATCGTGGAGAGCTTCTGGGGCGACTTGGGCGTCAGCGACAACAGTTTCCTGCCGCCGGCGCTCGCGTGGGCGAACTCTAAACAGGTGCCCGCGAACGTCATGTACGATCCCAAGGCCGCCAAGGCTCTCCTCGCGGCGGCCGGGTACCCGAACGGGTTCTCCCTCGACTTGTGGTACATGCCCGTCTCGCGCCCGTACTTCCCCACGCCCAAACCCATCGCGGAGGCGATGGCAGCCGATCTGAGCGACATCGGGATCAAGGTCAACCTGAAAACCGAGGATTGGGCCGCCTACTTGCAGCACCGCTTCCAGCCCGGCTTCGACATGTACATGATCGGCTGGACGCCGGGGAACGGCAGCCCCCTGGACTTTTACGGTGCCTACTACGGGGCGGACGTGAGTAGTGATAGCAAGTACGCGCCCCCGGAACTGGACGCGCTCCTCTTACAGGCGCAGGCCGCCATTGGCAGGACGCAGCAGGCCCGGGTGTACGGCCAGATTCACAAGCTCACGCACGACGCAGCGGTGCGCATTCCTATTGTCCACAGTCGTCCCCTGGCTGCGAAAGTGCCGAATCTGCAGGGCTGGACGCCCAGTCCCCTGGGGACCGAGGCGTTCACCACCGTCTTCAAGAACTGA
- a CDS encoding UvrD-helicase domain-containing protein, whose translation MSYVSWQGGRLRTGASTPRAIPRHFTPQQRAFVGAVRDTERHLVLRATAGSGKTTTLAEAAWHLDTARPVMYFAYNKHAVTDVGPRLPPRVSASTLHAYGLRVLCRERSASLDVDEDKSLRLAGVVYAEERVERRVLRAAARAWDAAREQALDGDAHEDDLVAEWPQEQGVGALRRVLHGMKRLSLHDWQTGGLPDFTDFLWLPLELGYADGTLGVALVDEAQDLTPLRQRFVTHLLGLNGNDSRAGRLIAVGDPEQAIYTYAGADPQGLWRLAERLGAQELPLSVSFRCPTSHVQLARNASTFIQAAPQARTGTVEHLAAETATYARGDVILSRLNAPLVRAALLLMTQDVSVNIRGRDLAARLEAAAQDAFPRPFTKDGIKDLVDVLYEKRAAPLVKKAREGDLAAKKALGELKDLCACLRLLALRAANVAGGTASIMDVMGVLRGLYHEDADVLLSTVHRAKGLEWERVTLLYPELMPSPHGDPEEERCVLFVGLTRAKDTLRLAYGKESWTNGWRLHPAPLSENETTPLQETDSVVLEKELGQQFQVEDVPPPLRPPSRPVPPPPVSERVQHAQRLRVVQVPQDVEDPRTLPLYGGLDNLLVLALRERLEALLGEPRPALREWAEGSLTLLRTMGSRQVRVNAATLRQVERAASQARLAVPLMQALTAKQVPVVMFETHFARVRAGQVTRQGERVWSVTVDGQALRFDPRTGEVLGEPFTPLAPHLQRKETCGS comes from the coding sequence GTGAGTTACGTGTCCTGGCAGGGTGGGCGGCTGCGCACCGGGGCCTCCACACCACGTGCCATCCCCAGGCATTTCACCCCGCAACAACGGGCCTTTGTCGGGGCGGTCCGGGACACGGAGCGGCATCTGGTCTTGCGCGCGACGGCTGGAAGTGGGAAGACAACGACGCTCGCGGAGGCGGCCTGGCACCTCGATACAGCACGCCCGGTGATGTACTTCGCGTACAACAAGCACGCGGTGACGGATGTCGGGCCTCGCCTGCCGCCCCGGGTGTCCGCGAGCACGCTGCACGCCTACGGGTTGCGGGTGTTGTGCCGCGAGCGGAGCGCCTCGTTGGACGTGGATGAGGACAAGAGCCTGCGCCTCGCTGGGGTGGTGTACGCGGAAGAGCGGGTGGAACGCCGCGTGTTGCGTGCGGCGGCTCGCGCGTGGGATGCGGCTCGGGAGCAAGCGCTGGACGGGGACGCGCACGAGGACGATCTCGTCGCCGAGTGGCCCCAGGAACAAGGCGTAGGTGCTCTGCGCCGAGTCCTGCACGGGATGAAGCGGCTCAGCCTGCATGACTGGCAGACGGGCGGCCTGCCGGATTTCACAGATTTCCTGTGGCTCCCGCTCGAACTCGGGTACGCCGATGGGACGCTGGGCGTGGCGCTGGTGGACGAGGCCCAAGACCTCACCCCCCTCCGGCAGCGCTTCGTGACGCACCTCCTGGGCCTGAACGGCAACGACAGCCGTGCCGGTCGTCTGATCGCTGTGGGAGACCCCGAACAAGCGATCTATACCTACGCCGGGGCGGACCCGCAAGGCCTGTGGCGACTTGCGGAACGTTTGGGGGCTCAGGAGCTGCCCTTGAGTGTCTCCTTCCGTTGCCCGACCAGCCACGTGCAGCTTGCCCGGAATGCCAGCACCTTCATCCAAGCGGCTCCTCAAGCACGAACAGGCACGGTCGAGCACTTGGCAGCGGAGACGGCCACGTACGCGCGCGGAGACGTAATCCTCTCCCGCCTGAACGCACCACTCGTCCGCGCCGCCCTGCTGCTGATGACGCAGGACGTCAGCGTGAACATCCGAGGCCGTGACCTTGCCGCTCGTCTGGAGGCCGCCGCGCAAGACGCTTTTCCACGACCCTTCACGAAAGATGGGATCAAGGACCTCGTGGACGTGCTGTACGAGAAGCGGGCGGCACCCTTGGTTAAGAAGGCTCGGGAGGGGGACCTGGCGGCGAAGAAGGCGTTGGGGGAACTCAAGGACCTGTGCGCCTGCCTGCGCCTCCTCGCGCTGAGGGCCGCGAACGTGGCAGGTGGAACCGCGAGCATCATGGACGTGATGGGCGTGCTGCGCGGGTTGTACCACGAGGACGCCGACGTTCTCCTCAGCACCGTCCACCGCGCGAAGGGGTTGGAGTGGGAGCGGGTGACGTTGCTGTACCCGGAACTGATGCCCTCCCCGCACGGGGACCCGGAAGAGGAACGTTGCGTGTTGTTCGTGGGCCTGACCCGGGCCAAGGACACGCTGCGCTTGGCGTACGGGAAGGAGAGTTGGACCAACGGCTGGAGGTTGCACCCCGCTCCGCTGTCGGAGAACGAGACCACACCGCTCCAAGAGACGGACAGCGTAGTGCTGGAGAAAGAGCTGGGGCAGCAATTCCAGGTGGAGGACGTGCCGCCTCCCCTGCGGCCACCGTCGCGTCCGGTACCGCCACCGCCCGTCAGTGAGCGCGTTCAACACGCCCAGCGCTTGCGGGTAGTGCAGGTGCCCCAAGACGTCGAGGATCCCCGAACCCTGCCCTTGTACGGCGGGTTGGACAACCTGCTCGTCCTCGCGTTGCGCGAGCGCTTGGAAGCCCTGTTGGGGGAACCACGCCCGGCCCTGCGGGAGTGGGCGGAGGGGTCGCTGACCCTGCTGCGGACGATGGGGAGTCGTCAGGTGCGGGTGAACGCGGCGACCTTGAGACAAGTGGAGCGGGCGGCCAGTCAGGCTCGTCTGGCGGTGCCCTTGATGCAGGCGTTGACTGCCAAGCAGGTGCCGGTCGTCATGTTTGAGACGCACTTCGCGCGGGTGCGGGCGGGGCAAGTCACACGACAGGGCGAGCGGGTGTGGAGCGTGACGGTGGACGGGCAGGCGTTGCGATTCGATCCACGCACGGGGGAGGTCCTGGGGGAGCCTTTCACGCCGCTCGCCCCGCACCTGCAACGGAAGGAGACGTGCGGGTCCTGA
- a CDS encoding amidohydrolase, with protein sequence MTTADFSLSPDLERRIIAWRRHLHQHPELSFQEHQTSAYVDAQLRAYPDLEITRPTPTSVLAVLRTPRPGQTALLRADLDALPIQEENDVEYASAVPGVMHACGHDGHTAMLLGAIEALCARRDDLAGEVRFIFQHAEEAPPGGAVELVRGGLLDGVDYALGAHLWAAGTSGHIGLSAGAQTAAPDRFDIHIRGRGGHGAMPHQAVDPVVIAAQVITAFQTIVSRNVDPLDSAVLSVTQLDAGHAYNVIPETVRLQGTVRTFKPGVRQEVPRRMRRLLEGIVSGFEAEATFEEFPGYPSVVNDPHLTEAVRAVAVRLGGEDRVEAIPPSMAGEDFAYFSERVPACFFSLGSGNPERGITYPHHHPRFDIYEPALKTGTALFVNTVLALNGREKENV encoded by the coding sequence GTGACGACCGCTGATTTCTCTCTCTCCCCGGACCTCGAGCGCCGCATCATCGCGTGGCGGCGTCACCTACACCAACACCCCGAGTTGTCCTTTCAGGAACACCAGACGAGTGCCTACGTCGACGCGCAACTGCGCGCGTACCCCGATCTAGAAATCACCCGCCCGACGCCGACCAGCGTCCTGGCCGTCCTGAGGACGCCCCGTCCCGGCCAGACGGCGCTCCTCAGAGCAGATCTGGACGCCCTCCCCATCCAGGAGGAGAACGACGTCGAATACGCCTCGGCAGTGCCGGGAGTCATGCACGCCTGCGGTCACGACGGGCACACCGCCATGCTGCTGGGGGCCATTGAGGCCCTCTGCGCCCGACGCGATGACCTGGCGGGCGAGGTCCGGTTCATCTTCCAGCACGCCGAGGAGGCCCCACCCGGCGGGGCGGTCGAGCTGGTCAGAGGAGGTCTCCTCGACGGCGTGGATTACGCCCTGGGCGCACACCTCTGGGCCGCCGGCACGAGCGGGCACATCGGCCTGAGCGCAGGTGCCCAGACCGCCGCGCCCGACCGCTTCGACATTCACATTCGTGGGCGGGGCGGGCACGGCGCGATGCCCCACCAGGCCGTGGACCCCGTCGTCATTGCCGCACAGGTGATCACGGCGTTCCAGACTATCGTGAGCCGCAACGTGGACCCCCTCGACAGCGCGGTGCTCTCCGTCACCCAGCTCGACGCAGGTCACGCCTACAACGTCATTCCGGAGACGGTTCGACTCCAGGGCACAGTCCGGACCTTCAAACCGGGGGTCCGACAGGAGGTGCCGCGCCGCATGAGGCGGCTCCTGGAGGGCATCGTGAGCGGCTTCGAGGCGGAGGCCACCTTCGAGGAGTTCCCTGGATACCCGAGCGTAGTGAACGACCCCCACCTCACTGAGGCAGTGCGCGCTGTGGCCGTCCGGCTCGGGGGCGAGGACCGGGTCGAGGCCATCCCCCCCAGCATGGCCGGAGAGGACTTCGCCTACTTCTCCGAACGGGTGCCTGCATGTTTCTTCAGCCTCGGCAGCGGCAATCCCGAGCGAGGCATCACCTACCCCCACCATCACCCCCGCTTTGACATCTACGAGCCCGCCCTGAAAACGGGAACGGCCCTGTTCGTGAACACCGTGCTGGCCCTGAACGGCCGGGAAAAGGAGAACGTGTGA